A single region of the Halopiger xanaduensis SH-6 genome encodes:
- a CDS encoding DUF3488 and transglutaminase-like domain-containing protein codes for MSADSRTQSRSRAADPAGAFGIDNLTDGGLFRLLALGCVLLLTASYLSVLYDVTRIVGGTRSLLLLVGTMLVAATVLARTIRPRTATATALLAAGLGFAYYLETSGVGVGVVTTATDAIIADVVTLATGLELLQMVEAGVWTLGFAPGPVFLSWYLAVRGRYGLSVLPGGFALLFLVLTGDAETLVTLLGTIAALGAVGFGELERRGGAGAVAQIDLLAVTVAAIVVLSLSVTFVPGGPASPATAGLETSNAGTLEGTIDSAAERSQIGGAVELSPDARFRVESEQPSYWRTGVYDRYTGDEWIRTGQNQPLEGGAALDPPPGQHDSVTQTVTAETELGVMPAAAQPVGVDGGAAEYATASIHGQLRPQTTLLEGDSYTVESAVPDPIPGELNDAGTDYPDDVEEYYLQTPESLSPTFEERTAEITASATTPYETARIVENHLRSSKSYSLDIERPEGDVAESFLLEMDEGYCVYFATAMTQMLRTEGIPARYVTGYTTGEQVGEDEYLVRGVNAHAWVEVYFPGQGWVPFDPTPPSERETVHQSQLEDDADAPGTDASTDEESSSTDDEPAQSDDPEQTDESEPNDGPAEDPTNDSESESQSTSQSENGTETRSDNSTATSDGGTAAANDTGEAAGNDLDPGAAVRDLVTITRETALLAAVLLVGVVAVVHRTDATTRARRTLGLYWHGRRGEPDRDAERAFRRLERLLAREYRPRRRGESPRQYLTALAATAEGEAAGGSSAAVPLPLNERTERVLEWHEQAIYGGGVDRAEADEAIEIVDDLARERLPVIGRDR; via the coding sequence ATGAGCGCGGATTCGCGGACGCAGTCGCGGTCGCGGGCCGCCGATCCGGCCGGGGCGTTCGGAATCGACAACCTCACCGATGGCGGCCTCTTCCGCCTGCTCGCGCTCGGCTGCGTGTTGCTGCTGACCGCGTCGTACCTGTCCGTCCTCTACGACGTGACCCGCATCGTCGGCGGCACCCGATCGCTACTCCTGCTCGTCGGGACGATGCTGGTCGCGGCGACCGTCCTCGCGCGGACGATCCGTCCCCGAACCGCGACGGCGACGGCGCTCCTCGCAGCCGGCCTCGGATTCGCCTACTACCTCGAGACCAGCGGCGTCGGCGTCGGCGTCGTGACGACGGCGACCGACGCGATCATCGCGGACGTGGTGACGCTCGCGACCGGCCTCGAGTTGCTCCAGATGGTCGAGGCGGGCGTCTGGACGCTCGGGTTCGCGCCCGGGCCGGTCTTCCTGTCGTGGTACCTCGCCGTCCGCGGCCGGTACGGGCTGAGCGTCCTCCCCGGCGGCTTCGCGCTGCTCTTTCTGGTTCTGACCGGCGACGCCGAGACGCTGGTGACGCTGCTGGGCACGATCGCCGCGCTCGGGGCGGTCGGCTTCGGCGAACTCGAGCGCCGGGGCGGCGCGGGTGCGGTCGCACAGATCGACTTGCTCGCGGTCACGGTCGCCGCGATCGTCGTCCTCTCGCTGTCGGTGACGTTCGTCCCCGGCGGGCCGGCCAGCCCGGCGACGGCCGGCCTCGAGACCAGCAATGCGGGAACCCTCGAGGGGACGATCGACTCGGCCGCGGAACGATCCCAGATCGGCGGCGCGGTCGAACTCTCGCCGGACGCCCGCTTCCGGGTCGAATCGGAGCAGCCGTCCTACTGGCGAACGGGCGTCTACGACCGCTACACCGGCGACGAGTGGATCAGAACCGGGCAGAATCAACCCCTCGAGGGCGGCGCCGCGCTCGACCCGCCGCCGGGCCAGCACGATTCCGTGACCCAGACCGTCACGGCGGAGACGGAACTCGGCGTGATGCCCGCCGCCGCACAGCCGGTGGGGGTCGACGGCGGCGCCGCCGAGTACGCGACGGCTTCCATCCACGGCCAACTGCGACCGCAGACGACGCTGCTCGAGGGGGACAGCTACACCGTCGAGAGCGCGGTCCCCGATCCGATCCCGGGCGAACTCAACGATGCCGGGACCGACTACCCCGACGACGTCGAAGAGTACTACCTACAGACGCCGGAGAGTCTGTCGCCGACGTTCGAGGAGCGGACGGCCGAGATAACGGCATCCGCCACTACTCCGTACGAGACGGCCCGCATCGTCGAGAACCACCTTCGGTCGTCCAAGTCCTACTCGCTCGACATCGAACGGCCCGAGGGCGACGTCGCCGAGTCGTTCCTGCTCGAGATGGACGAGGGCTACTGCGTCTACTTCGCGACGGCGATGACCCAGATGCTGCGGACCGAGGGGATTCCGGCGCGGTACGTCACCGGCTACACGACCGGCGAGCAGGTCGGCGAGGACGAGTACCTCGTCCGCGGCGTCAACGCCCACGCGTGGGTCGAGGTCTACTTCCCGGGACAGGGCTGGGTACCGTTCGACCCGACGCCGCCGAGCGAGCGCGAAACCGTCCACCAGTCCCAACTCGAGGACGACGCGGACGCGCCCGGGACGGACGCGTCGACGGACGAAGAAAGCTCGTCGACCGACGACGAGCCGGCGCAGTCCGACGACCCGGAACAGACCGACGAAAGCGAGCCGAACGACGGACCCGCCGAGGACCCGACGAACGACAGCGAGTCCGAATCGCAGTCGACCTCACAGTCCGAGAACGGCACCGAGACGAGATCGGACAACAGTACAGCAACGTCGGACGGCGGAACCGCCGCGGCGAACGACACGGGTGAAGCGGCGGGTAACGATCTCGATCCCGGCGCCGCTGTTCGCGATCTCGTCACGATCACCCGCGAGACGGCGCTTCTCGCAGCCGTTCTTCTGGTCGGTGTCGTCGCGGTCGTCCACCGGACCGACGCCACGACGCGCGCCCGCCGCACTCTCGGCCTCTACTGGCACGGCCGCCGCGGCGAACCGGACCGCGACGCCGAGCGCGCCTTCCGCCGGCTCGAGCGACTGCTCGCGCGCGAGTACCGGCCGCGCCGGCGCGGCGAATCTCCTCGGCAGTACCTCACGGCGCTGGCGGCGACCGCTGAGGGGGAAGCGGCGGGCGGCTCGAGTGCTGCGGTTCCGCTCCCGCTCAACGAGCGAACGGAACGGGTGCTCGAGTGGCACGAACAGGCGATTTACGGCGGTGGCGTCGACCGAGCGGAAGCCGACGAGGCGATCGAAATCGTCGACGACCTGGCCCGCGAACGCCTGCCGGTGATCGGCCGTGATCGCTGA
- a CDS encoding DUF58 domain-containing protein, protein MQLTRRGWLVLAVVAASLAMSWQYGPRSLNAVVTPLAVAFVVGLVTTARVGRPTVRRHAVEAGPVGETRTVAVTIETDGAIAATVADTVGDGLEPVEADGDPVIETTVADDAQIAYDVTLEDRGERAVGPLSITVSDVFGLVERTFEDDETVAVLVYPPVRDLRGSAALLQTLAAESEGAAPDREEFDRLREYRRGDSLRNVHWKAAAKRPDDDLVVAEYATADEARALSIAAECEPGPGPSRSDELATAVASLATHFLERDRPVGVTVGTEAVGPAVGRQHRRDLLELLAAVEPGELEDRTRDGADVLVRADRDGVRVVVDERAVPFERLVAAVDATRRATGERAGGTVMA, encoded by the coding sequence ATGCAACTCACACGACGCGGCTGGCTAGTGCTCGCGGTCGTCGCCGCCTCGCTGGCGATGAGCTGGCAGTACGGACCGCGGTCGCTGAACGCGGTCGTCACGCCGCTGGCGGTCGCGTTCGTCGTCGGCCTCGTCACGACCGCGCGGGTCGGGCGGCCGACCGTCCGCCGACACGCCGTCGAGGCGGGCCCCGTCGGCGAGACCCGAACGGTCGCGGTGACGATCGAAACCGACGGCGCGATCGCCGCGACGGTCGCCGATACCGTCGGTGACGGCCTCGAGCCGGTCGAGGCCGACGGCGATCCCGTCATCGAGACGACGGTCGCCGACGACGCGCAGATCGCGTACGACGTCACGCTCGAGGATCGCGGCGAGCGCGCCGTCGGACCGCTGTCGATCACCGTCAGCGACGTCTTCGGCCTCGTCGAGCGCACGTTCGAGGACGACGAGACGGTCGCCGTGCTGGTCTATCCGCCGGTCCGCGACCTCCGCGGCTCGGCCGCGCTGCTCCAGACGCTCGCAGCCGAGTCCGAGGGTGCGGCGCCGGACCGGGAGGAGTTCGACCGCCTCCGCGAGTACCGGCGCGGCGATTCGCTGCGGAACGTCCACTGGAAAGCCGCCGCCAAGCGCCCGGACGACGACCTCGTCGTCGCGGAGTACGCCACCGCCGACGAGGCGCGCGCGCTCTCGATCGCCGCCGAGTGCGAGCCGGGTCCGGGCCCGAGCCGGAGCGACGAGCTCGCGACGGCCGTCGCAAGTCTCGCGACCCACTTCCTCGAGCGCGACCGGCCGGTCGGCGTGACCGTCGGTACCGAAGCGGTGGGGCCGGCGGTCGGGCGCCAGCACCGGCGCGATCTGCTGGAGTTGCTCGCCGCGGTCGAGCCCGGCGAACTCGAGGACCGGACGCGAGACGGTGCGGACGTCCTCGTCAGGGCGGACCGCGACGGGGTACGCGTCGTCGTCGACGAGCGCGCAGTGCCGTTCGAACGACTCGTCGCGGCCGTCGATGCGACGAGACGGGCGACCGGCGAGCGGGCCGGCGGGACGGTGATGGCATGA
- a CDS encoding AAA family ATPase produces MTETDPTPATKPSDENVEPLPIPTVTELCEDISANVSRVIVGHDDVIDHVVIALLARGHVLLDDVPGVGKTMLARSIATSVDCEFQRVQFTPDLLPADVTGVNVFNQKTREFEFQPGPVFGNIVLGDEINRAPPKTQSALLEAMEEEQVTVDGRTRPLPDPFTVIATQNAVEPNQTYELPLAELDRFMKKLHLGYPTPEEETELLGRTVGHHPIESLEAVTDRETVVRARETVAGVRVEKPVRAYAARLADYTRENARIGVSPRGTIALLRAAQARAVAEGREYVLPDDVQTEARAVMRHRIQTDDRDRDGDAVVEDALERVSIEESRRDDADGARAGARDRP; encoded by the coding sequence ATGACTGAGACTGACCCGACGCCTGCGACGAAGCCGAGCGACGAGAACGTAGAGCCGCTCCCGATACCGACCGTTACGGAGCTCTGCGAGGACATCTCGGCGAACGTCTCGCGGGTCATCGTCGGCCACGACGACGTGATCGATCACGTCGTGATCGCGCTGCTGGCCAGGGGACACGTCCTGCTCGACGACGTGCCCGGCGTCGGCAAGACGATGCTCGCCCGATCGATCGCGACGTCGGTCGACTGCGAGTTCCAGCGGGTGCAGTTCACGCCCGATCTGCTCCCGGCCGACGTGACCGGCGTCAACGTCTTCAACCAGAAGACCCGCGAGTTCGAGTTTCAGCCCGGCCCCGTCTTCGGCAACATCGTACTCGGCGACGAGATCAACCGCGCGCCGCCGAAGACCCAGTCCGCGCTGCTGGAAGCCATGGAAGAAGAGCAGGTGACGGTCGACGGCCGGACCCGCCCGCTCCCGGATCCGTTCACCGTGATCGCGACGCAGAACGCCGTCGAGCCGAACCAGACGTACGAACTCCCCCTGGCCGAGCTCGACCGGTTCATGAAGAAACTCCACCTGGGTTATCCCACGCCCGAGGAGGAGACCGAGTTGCTCGGCCGTACCGTCGGACATCACCCCATCGAGTCGCTCGAGGCGGTAACCGACCGGGAGACGGTCGTCCGCGCCCGCGAGACGGTCGCCGGCGTTCGCGTCGAGAAACCGGTCAGGGCGTACGCGGCGCGGCTCGCCGACTACACCCGCGAGAACGCGCGCATCGGCGTCAGCCCGCGCGGGACGATCGCCCTGCTGCGCGCGGCGCAGGCCCGCGCCGTCGCCGAGGGCCGGGAGTACGTGCTTCCGGACGACGTGCAGACGGAGGCCCGGGCCGTCATGCGACACCGGATCCAGACCGACGACCGGGATCGCGACGGCGACGCCGTCGTCGAGGACGCGCTCGAGCGGGTGTCGATCGAGGAATCGCGGCGAGACGACGCCGACGGCGCTCGGGCGGGTGCACGCGATCGACCGTAG
- a CDS encoding cold-shock protein, translating into MAKGTVAFFNDTGGYGFIETEDSDEDVFFHMEDVGGPDLEEGQEVEFDIEQADKGPRATNVERL; encoded by the coding sequence ATGGCGAAAGGTACGGTCGCATTCTTCAACGACACTGGCGGCTACGGGTTCATCGAAACTGAGGATTCGGACGAGGACGTGTTCTTCCACATGGAAGACGTCGGCGGCCCCGACCTCGAGGAGGGGCAGGAGGTCGAATTCGACATCGAGCAGGCCGATAAGGGCCCGCGAGCGACCAACGTCGAGCGACTTTAG
- a CDS encoding DUF7573 domain-containing protein: MTDDATLSDFADDASDERDDASADERNGSSSDEDAADERDTVPVEHDGTDGTDGTKRARADPNPSLSTYAWGEYVCARCDEESDRVWRDGDEFVCPDCKEW, from the coding sequence GTGACCGACGACGCGACCCTCTCGGACTTCGCCGACGACGCGAGCGACGAGCGGGACGACGCGAGCGCCGATGAGCGGAACGGCTCGAGCAGCGACGAGGATGCGGCCGACGAGCGCGATACCGTTCCGGTGGAACACGACGGCACCGACGGCACTGACGGGACGAAACGAGCCCGAGCCGACCCGAACCCGTCGCTCTCGACGTACGCGTGGGGCGAGTACGTCTGCGCTCGGTGCGACGAGGAGAGCGACCGCGTCTGGCGAGACGGCGACGAGTTCGTCTGTCCCGACTGCAAGGAGTGGTGA